The following are encoded together in the Flavobacterium sp. TR2 genome:
- the panD gene encoding aspartate 1-decarboxylase, translated as MQIQVIKSKIHRVKVTGADLNYIGSITIDETLLEASNIIEGEKVSIVNINNGERFETYAIKGEKNSGEITLNGPAARKVQKDDIIIIISYATLDFEEAKTFKPWIIFPNENDNSLT; from the coding sequence ATGCAAATTCAAGTTATAAAATCAAAAATTCATCGCGTTAAAGTAACGGGAGCTGATTTAAATTATATTGGCAGCATTACTATTGATGAAACTCTACTAGAGGCTTCAAACATTATTGAAGGCGAAAAGGTATCTATTGTTAACATTAATAATGGCGAACGTTTTGAAACTTACGCTATTAAAGGTGAAAAAAATTCAGGCGAAATCACTTTAAACGGCCCTGCAGCAAGAAAAGTTCAGAAAGATGACATCATCATTATTATTTCTTACGCAACCTTAGATTTTGAAGAAGCTAAAACCTTCAAACCGTGGATTATTTTCCCTAATGAAAACGATAATTCACTAACTTAA
- the panC gene encoding pantoate--beta-alanine ligase, whose product MHIFYSKAALIAYLKTIKTSNSTIGFVPTMGALHQGHLALMQRSLKENDDTVVSIFVNPTQFNNPEDLAKYPRTLEEDVKKMRTLSDKIILYAPSVDDIYEGNTVSQTFDFDGLENQMEGKFRPGHFNGVGTIVKRLFEIVTPTNAYFGEKDFQQLQIVKKLVEKTELPVNIVGCPIFREENQLAMSSRNERLTSQERKDASIIFKTLTEAKEIFQNHSPQETIEFVENSFKDNKEFELEYFVIADESTLLSIDQKENDKKYRAFIAVFVNSIRLIDTISFN is encoded by the coding sequence ATGCATATTTTCTACAGTAAAGCAGCGTTGATAGCCTATCTTAAAACTATCAAAACCTCAAATTCAACCATCGGATTTGTACCTACAATGGGCGCTTTACACCAAGGCCATTTGGCTTTAATGCAACGTTCGCTAAAAGAAAACGATGACACCGTAGTGAGCATTTTTGTCAATCCAACACAATTTAATAACCCAGAAGATTTAGCAAAATATCCTAGGACACTAGAAGAAGATGTTAAGAAAATGCGTACATTAAGTGATAAAATCATTTTATATGCACCTTCTGTCGATGATATTTATGAAGGAAATACCGTTTCGCAGACTTTTGATTTTGATGGACTAGAAAACCAGATGGAAGGAAAATTCAGACCTGGTCATTTTAACGGCGTCGGAACGATTGTTAAGCGATTATTTGAAATCGTGACGCCAACAAACGCTTATTTTGGAGAAAAAGATTTCCAGCAGCTTCAAATCGTTAAAAAATTAGTCGAAAAAACAGAATTGCCGGTAAACATCGTTGGCTGTCCTATTTTTAGAGAAGAAAATCAGCTTGCCATGAGTTCTCGCAATGAACGTTTGACTTCTCAAGAAAGAAAAGATGCTTCGATTATTTTTAAAACTTTAACGGAGGCAAAAGAGATTTTTCAAAACCACAGTCCGCAAGAAACAATCGAATTTGTAGAAAATTCTTTCAAAGACAACAAGGAGTTTGAACTCGAGTATTTTGTTATTGCTGACGAATCTACACTTTTATCTATCGATCAGAAAGAGAATGATAAAAAATATCGCGCATTTATAGCGGTATTTGTTAATTCTATAAGACTGATAGACACCATTTCATTTAATTAA
- a CDS encoding alpha/beta hydrolase: MKKVYLLLLISFSSFAQKTFDNIKSEKLGEERRITIGLPASYEANKDKKYPVLYLLDGDYLFDPFSGAVSYGTYWDDIPEMIIIGIHQNKDEERYDDTTIDQNEGLPFEKGAKFFEFIGAELIPYIEKKYRTSPFRLIAGHDVTASFANFYLYKEIPLFNAYICLSPELAPKMEVRIAEKFAKIKSPIFYYLSAGEGDIKKIKEPIDKLNSNIKIANNPLVNYKYDVFKGATHYTEVLHSIPSALYQIFEVYRPINSAEYNDKIAVLQTGYAEYLEKKYATMSEVLGVQIPVRMSDFKVMENLILKRNAYDELGKMAEIGNVNYPKAMLGEYELGLMYEKMGDPKHASKKYQNASQMEPIGDLNKDLMYEKIDEMNTLAKKSK, encoded by the coding sequence ATGAAAAAAGTTTACCTACTACTTTTGATTTCGTTCTCGTCGTTTGCCCAAAAAACGTTCGATAACATTAAATCGGAAAAATTGGGAGAAGAGCGTAGAATTACGATCGGACTTCCAGCTTCTTACGAAGCCAACAAAGACAAAAAATATCCAGTTCTTTATTTATTGGATGGAGATTATTTATTCGATCCGTTTTCTGGAGCTGTAAGCTATGGAACTTATTGGGATGACATTCCAGAAATGATCATCATCGGAATTCATCAAAATAAAGATGAAGAACGCTATGATGACACCACAATAGATCAAAATGAAGGTCTTCCTTTTGAAAAAGGGGCCAAATTTTTTGAATTTATCGGAGCAGAATTAATTCCTTATATCGAAAAAAAATATCGCACTTCACCTTTCAGACTTATTGCAGGTCATGATGTAACAGCAAGTTTTGCCAATTTTTATTTGTATAAAGAAATTCCGCTTTTTAATGCCTACATCTGTTTGAGTCCAGAACTTGCGCCTAAGATGGAAGTGCGTATTGCGGAGAAGTTTGCTAAAATAAAAAGCCCAATTTTCTATTACCTTTCTGCGGGAGAAGGAGATATTAAGAAAATTAAAGAACCTATAGATAAATTGAACAGCAATATTAAAATTGCAAATAATCCGTTAGTGAATTATAAATACGATGTATTCAAAGGAGCAACACATTATACAGAAGTTCTGCATTCTATACCAAGTGCATTGTATCAAATTTTTGAAGTATACAGACCTATAAATTCTGCCGAATACAACGACAAGATTGCAGTTCTTCAAACAGGTTATGCTGAATATTTAGAAAAAAAATACGCTACAATGTCTGAAGTTTTAGGGGTTCAAATTCCTGTTAGAATGAGCGATTTTAAAGTAATGGAAAATCTTATTCTAAAAAGAAACGCCTACGATGAGCTAGGAAAAATGGCCGAAATTGGAAATGTAAATTATCCAAAAGCCATGTTAGGCGAATATGAATTGGGCTTGATGTACGAAAAAATGGGTGATCCTAAACACGCTTCAAAAAAATACCAGAATGCTTCGCAAATGGAGCCAATTGGAGATTTGAACAAGGACTTGATGTATGAGAAAATTGACGAAATGAATACACTTGCTAAAAAAAGTAAATAA
- a CDS encoding glycogen/starch synthase, with translation MKDKRILYVSSEVVPYLAENEVSLMSYDVPKMINDQGGQIRIFMPRYGNINERRHQLHEVIRLSGMNLVVNDLDMPLIIKVASIPKERIQVYFIDNDEYFKRKATFTDEEGALYPDNDERAIFFAKGVVETVKKLNWVPDIIHVHGWLAAMLPIYMKHFYKHEALFSETKIITSVYGQSFDENLDLEMINKVKFDGVPHEAVSDLETPNYENVLKASILHSDGVIIASENVSPSLTKFIESSGKPFLPFAGKDGFADAYTNFYRTFGL, from the coding sequence ATGAAAGATAAGAGGATATTATATGTATCATCTGAAGTCGTGCCATATTTGGCTGAAAATGAGGTTTCTTTAATGTCTTATGACGTTCCGAAAATGATTAATGACCAAGGCGGCCAGATAAGAATTTTCATGCCTAGATATGGGAATATCAATGAGAGAAGACACCAATTGCATGAAGTGATTAGACTTTCAGGGATGAATTTGGTAGTGAATGACTTAGATATGCCGTTGATTATTAAAGTAGCATCGATTCCGAAAGAAAGAATCCAGGTTTATTTTATTGATAATGATGAATATTTCAAACGTAAAGCTACTTTTACAGATGAAGAAGGTGCTTTATATCCAGATAATGACGAGAGAGCCATTTTCTTTGCAAAAGGTGTTGTAGAGACCGTTAAAAAATTAAACTGGGTTCCAGATATCATACATGTTCACGGCTGGCTTGCAGCAATGCTTCCAATTTATATGAAGCATTTTTATAAACATGAAGCATTGTTTTCTGAAACTAAAATTATCACTTCTGTTTACGGACAGTCGTTTGATGAAAATTTAGATTTAGAAATGATCAATAAAGTTAAATTTGATGGCGTTCCTCATGAAGCTGTATCAGATTTAGAAACTCCAAATTACGAGAATGTTTTAAAAGCTAGCATTTTACATTCTGATGGTGTAATTATTGCATCAGAAAATGTTTCTCCAAGTTTAACAAAATTTATAGAATCTTCAGGAAAACCTTTTTTACCTTTCGCCGGGAAAGATGGATTTGCAGATGCGTATACAAATTTCTACAGAACATTTGGACTTTAA
- a CDS encoding transglycosylase domain-containing protein has protein sequence MNIPKQKIYKALKILGIILVLLCIALYYFRDSLLKQAIAKVTHKMAVQYNSNFSVESASFDGLSTIKLTDVVLAPINADTLVKVKNVETSISLSNLLIGDVQVGTLKIDNGYIQLVKKGKKRNFDAFLKRDREETESNEKRKYASFAYRIISKVLNLVPTDMDLKNFKFKIDDNGKQTTIDVDKLVLSNKQLETNLHVRAKDFDQRWNIKGFADPRNKKADIRFFNLDTGAIRVPYLDERYNLKASFDSIRLNLENIDKSGSELHIDGYTSIANLKINHPKIASKDVVIKNARFDYRFLLGDSFISIDSSSTMQLNKIKVRPYVSYDTEKDTVYTLKVNIPKMKAQDFIVSLPDGLFTHFQGMQATGNFDYKLDFKFNKNKPNTLVFDSKLNKEDLRITKYGEADLNKLNGEFVYRAIIQNVLQRPILVGNANPNYTPLDQISPYLRKCVLTTEDPSFFSHRGFINEAFKQSILKNIRTKKFSRGASTISMQLIKNVFLTREKTLSRKLEEILLVYILENNRIVSKERMLEVYFNIIEWGPNVYGIGEASHFYFQKSPSALNVDECLYLATIIPKPRKFMYQFNDEGNLKDYAIKNQKFLKNLMFRRGLLVPEDTIGLLPVYISGNARSLIKIKVPDSTAIKTDSLAVDDEFDL, from the coding sequence ATGAATATTCCAAAACAAAAAATATATAAAGCATTAAAAATACTCGGAATAATACTAGTATTGCTTTGCATCGCGCTTTACTACTTTCGCGATTCGCTCTTAAAACAAGCCATTGCAAAAGTAACCCATAAAATGGCGGTGCAATACAACAGCAACTTTTCTGTAGAATCGGCTTCGTTTGATGGCTTATCGACCATAAAATTGACAGATGTTGTTTTGGCTCCTATAAACGCTGACACGCTCGTAAAAGTAAAAAACGTAGAAACCAGCATCAGTTTAAGCAATCTGCTTATTGGAGATGTTCAGGTTGGCACTTTAAAAATTGATAATGGCTACATCCAATTAGTCAAAAAAGGCAAAAAACGAAATTTTGACGCTTTTCTAAAAAGAGATCGAGAAGAAACAGAATCTAATGAAAAACGCAAATATGCTTCGTTTGCCTACAGAATTATTTCTAAAGTATTGAATTTGGTTCCAACCGATATGGATTTGAAAAATTTCAAATTCAAAATCGATGACAACGGAAAACAAACCACTATTGATGTAGACAAACTGGTTTTGAGCAATAAACAATTAGAGACAAATCTTCACGTTCGAGCAAAAGATTTTGACCAGCGCTGGAACATTAAAGGATTTGCCGACCCAAGAAATAAAAAAGCCGATATTCGATTTTTCAATCTAGACACAGGCGCAATTCGAGTGCCTTATCTCGATGAACGCTATAACCTTAAAGCCAGTTTTGATTCTATTCGATTAAATCTTGAAAATATTGACAAAAGCGGCAGCGAACTTCATATTGACGGCTACACTTCAATTGCCAACCTTAAAATCAATCACCCAAAAATTGCCAGCAAAGATGTGGTCATAAAAAATGCACGTTTTGATTACCGATTTTTATTGGGCGATAGCTTTATCTCTATTGACAGCAGTTCGACAATGCAATTGAATAAGATCAAAGTTCGTCCATACGTTTCTTATGATACTGAAAAAGATACTGTTTATACTTTGAAAGTAAACATTCCGAAAATGAAAGCGCAGGATTTTATCGTTTCGCTTCCAGACGGATTATTTACACATTTTCAAGGAATGCAGGCCACTGGAAATTTTGATTACAAACTGGATTTCAAATTCAATAAAAACAAGCCAAACACTCTTGTTTTTGACAGCAAACTGAACAAAGAAGATTTACGAATCACCAAATACGGCGAAGCCGATCTGAATAAGCTAAATGGCGAGTTTGTTTATCGTGCGATTATTCAAAACGTATTGCAAAGACCTATTTTAGTTGGAAATGCAAATCCGAATTACACTCCTTTAGATCAGATTTCTCCTTATTTGAGAAAATGCGTTTTAACGACTGAAGATCCATCTTTCTTCTCACACCGCGGATTCATTAATGAAGCTTTCAAACAATCGATTCTAAAAAATATCAGAACCAAAAAATTCTCGCGCGGGGCTAGTACAATTAGTATGCAGCTGATTAAAAATGTCTTTTTAACTCGTGAAAAAACGCTTTCGCGAAAGCTCGAAGAAATATTATTGGTTTACATTTTAGAAAACAACCGAATTGTAAGCAAGGAAAGAATGCTGGAAGTGTATTTCAACATTATCGAATGGGGACCAAATGTTTACGGAATCGGAGAAGCAAGCCACTTCTATTTCCAAAAAAGTCCTTCGGCTTTAAATGTAGACGAATGCTTGTACTTAGCAACCATTATTCCGAAGCCGAGAAAATTCATGTATCAGTTTAATGATGAAGGCAATTTGAAAGATTACGCCATTAAAAACCAAAAATTCTTAAAGAATCTGATGTTTAGAAGAGGGCTTTTGGTTCCTGAGGATACAATTGGCTTATTGCCGGTTTACATTTCTGGAAATGCACGTTCGCTAATCAAAATTAAAGTCCCAGATTCAACAGCGATCAAAACAGATTCTCTGGCTGTTGATGATGAATTTGATTTATAA
- the radA gene encoding DNA repair protein RadA, whose product MSKVKTSFFCQNCGTQYAKWQGQCNACKEWNTIAEEIIQKQDKVAWKSEPTPTSKAPKPLKINEIDSTQEVRMDTTDSELNRVLGGGLVPGSLTLLGGEPGIGKSTLLLQVSLKLPYKTLYVSGEESQKQIKMRAERITPNSDNCYILTETKTQNIFKQIETIQPEVVIIDSIQTLHTDYIESTAGSISQIRETTAELIKFAKESNIPVILIGHITKDGNIAGPKILEHMVDTVLQFEGDRNHIYRILRSLKNRFGSTSELGIYEMLGSGLREVSNPSEILISHKDEELSGTAIATTLEGMRPLMIEIQSLVSTAVYGTPQRSTTGYNAKRLNMILAVLEKRAGFRLGAKDVFLNVTGGISVDDPAIDLAVVAAILSSNEDIPVGKGFCFAGEVGLSGEIRPVNRVDQRIQEAEKLGFDTIFVSKYNKIALKNTGIKIELVAKIEDVASILFG is encoded by the coding sequence ATGTCAAAAGTTAAAACTTCCTTTTTCTGCCAAAACTGCGGAACCCAATATGCCAAATGGCAAGGGCAATGCAACGCCTGCAAAGAATGGAATACGATTGCCGAAGAAATTATCCAAAAACAGGATAAAGTAGCTTGGAAAAGCGAGCCTACTCCAACAAGCAAAGCTCCAAAGCCTTTAAAAATTAACGAAATTGATTCTACCCAAGAAGTCCGAATGGATACTACCGACAGCGAATTGAATCGTGTTTTAGGGGGCGGACTCGTTCCAGGATCATTGACACTTTTGGGAGGCGAACCCGGCATCGGAAAAAGCACACTTTTACTTCAAGTTTCATTAAAGTTACCTTACAAAACATTATATGTTTCTGGAGAAGAAAGTCAGAAACAGATAAAAATGCGTGCAGAAAGAATTACACCGAACAGTGACAACTGTTATATTCTTACCGAAACCAAAACGCAGAACATTTTCAAACAGATTGAAACCATTCAGCCTGAAGTGGTCATTATTGACTCGATTCAGACTTTACACACCGATTATATCGAATCTACTGCGGGAAGTATTTCTCAGATTCGCGAAACAACCGCAGAATTGATCAAATTTGCCAAAGAAAGCAACATTCCTGTAATCTTGATTGGACATATTACCAAAGACGGAAATATCGCTGGACCAAAAATTCTAGAACATATGGTTGATACCGTTCTTCAGTTTGAAGGCGATAGAAATCATATTTATCGAATTTTGCGTTCGCTTAAAAACCGTTTTGGTTCTACATCAGAACTTGGAATTTATGAAATGCTCGGGAGCGGCTTGAGAGAAGTCAGCAATCCTTCAGAAATTCTGATTTCGCACAAAGACGAAGAACTTTCGGGAACAGCAATTGCCACAACGCTAGAGGGTATGCGCCCTTTGATGATCGAAATACAATCTCTTGTAAGCACAGCTGTTTACGGAACTCCTCAACGAAGCACAACAGGTTACAACGCCAAAAGGCTAAATATGATTTTGGCTGTTTTAGAAAAAAGAGCCGGATTTAGACTTGGCGCAAAAGACGTCTTCCTAAATGTAACGGGAGGAATTTCTGTTGATGATCCTGCTATTGACTTGGCCGTTGTTGCCGCAATTTTATCTTCGAACGAAGATATTCCGGTTGGAAAAGGTTTCTGTTTTGCGGGCGAAGTGGGGCTTTCTGGCGAAATTCGTCCTGTAAATCGCGTTGACCAGCGCATTCAGGAAGCTGAAAAATTAGGTTTTGATACCATCTTTGTTTCCAAATACAACAAAATTGCTTTAAAAAATACAGGAATCAAAATTGAACTTGTCGCAAAAATTGAAGATGTTGCAAGCATACTTTTTGGCTGA
- a CDS encoding DUF4270 domain-containing protein, whose amino-acid sequence MYKTSFFKKSLLALMAVFLYSCDKDFNAIGDGLVGDDHFGLESEKYDVLAFNQEVTPIQSNNMTPNALGIFNNPLFGTTTANFVTQLGLTSYSPTIGEAPVVDSVKVEIPYYSHITATDKEGNNTYELDSIYGDKNGKLKLSVYESGIQMRYSYFSGGNQLPQLYYTDQNTDFFNNKVGNRLNDEKAADGTFKDDQFFFDAKEVVIKTTDPTTKVVTTERKKPQMTLHLKKEFFQDKILNAAASKLSSEDVFQEYFRGLYFNVEKSGSSPSNMALINFNEGKITVYYTAKTASTADDPENREVKQIVLPLKGLSATTSNTANFLQDVRNPDYESAITTNVNKTEGDEKLYLKGGQGSLAVVRLFNQTDVLSYDSAGVPVSGANGVPDQLDEIRKNVVLKNWKVNEANLVFYIDADKMVGTEEPNRIFLYDLTNNAVLLDYSTDASSTYGGLITVGSDKRGKSYKVRITGHIRNLIKDATAKNVDLGLVVSQSATTLTFNALKNKIQIKDNPIEYFSAAPRTSVMNPLGTILFGGKASVPEDKRLKLEVYYTKPN is encoded by the coding sequence ATGTATAAAACTTCTTTTTTTAAGAAATCTCTTTTGGCTTTAATGGCTGTTTTTCTATATTCTTGTGACAAAGATTTTAATGCAATTGGTGATGGTTTGGTTGGTGATGATCACTTTGGACTTGAATCTGAAAAATACGATGTTCTAGCTTTTAATCAAGAAGTTACTCCTATTCAGTCAAATAATATGACACCAAATGCGCTTGGTATTTTTAATAATCCGCTTTTTGGAACTACAACGGCAAACTTTGTGACTCAGCTAGGGCTTACGTCATATAGTCCTACAATTGGTGAGGCTCCAGTTGTTGATAGTGTAAAAGTTGAAATTCCTTATTATAGCCATATAACCGCTACTGACAAAGAAGGGAATAATACGTACGAGCTTGATTCTATTTATGGTGATAAAAACGGGAAACTTAAACTAAGCGTTTACGAGTCTGGCATCCAGATGAGATATAGTTATTTTAGTGGTGGTAACCAGTTGCCTCAGTTGTATTATACAGATCAAAATACTGATTTTTTCAACAATAAAGTGGGAAATCGCTTGAATGATGAAAAAGCGGCAGATGGAACTTTTAAAGATGATCAATTCTTTTTTGATGCAAAGGAAGTGGTTATAAAAACTACAGATCCTACTACAAAAGTGGTGACAACAGAAAGAAAAAAACCTCAAATGACGCTGCATCTTAAAAAAGAATTTTTTCAGGATAAAATTTTAAATGCTGCTGCTTCAAAACTTTCTTCAGAAGATGTTTTTCAGGAATATTTTAGGGGGCTGTATTTTAATGTTGAAAAATCAGGGTCTAGCCCAAGCAATATGGCGCTGATAAATTTTAATGAGGGTAAAATTACAGTTTATTATACCGCTAAAACTGCCTCTACTGCAGATGATCCGGAGAATAGGGAAGTGAAACAAATAGTGTTGCCATTAAAAGGTCTTTCTGCAACAACATCAAACACGGCCAATTTCCTTCAAGATGTAAGAAATCCTGATTATGAAAGTGCTATAACCACAAATGTGAATAAAACAGAAGGAGACGAAAAGCTTTATCTAAAAGGAGGGCAAGGATCTTTAGCTGTCGTAAGGCTTTTTAATCAGACGGATGTTTTGAGTTATGATTCTGCTGGTGTACCTGTTAGTGGAGCAAATGGCGTTCCGGACCAATTGGATGAAATTAGAAAGAATGTCGTGCTTAAGAATTGGAAAGTTAACGAAGCAAATTTAGTGTTCTATATTGATGCTGATAAAATGGTTGGCACTGAAGAGCCAAATAGAATCTTTTTATACGATTTGACAAATAACGCCGTTTTATTAGATTATTCTACAGATGCTTCTTCAACTTATGGAGGATTGATTACTGTGGGGTCTGATAAAAGAGGAAAGAGTTATAAAGTTAGAATCACAGGCCATATTCGTAATCTGATTAAGGATGCGACGGCTAAAAATGTTGATTTAGGACTGGTTGTTTCTCAGAGTGCAACAACGCTTACATTTAATGCGTTGAAGAACAAGATTCAAATTAAAGATAATCCAATTGAATATTTTTCTGCAGCACCAAGAACATCAGTTATGAATCCTTTGGGGACAATCTTATTTGGAGGAAAAGCTTCTGTTCCAGAAGATAAAAGATTGAAACTGGAGGTGTACTACACGAAACCAAATTAA
- the glmS gene encoding glutamine--fructose-6-phosphate transaminase (isomerizing): MCGIVGYIGHREAYPIVIKGLKRLEYRGYDSAGVMLYDDESGIKVCKTKGKVSDLEAKANEGFTTNGNIGIGHTRWATHGVPNDVNSHPHLSNSGDLAIIHNGIIENYAPLKEELIKRGYTFKSDTDTEVLVNLIEEVQKKENIKLGKAVQIALNQVVGAYAIAVFDKKNPNELVAARLGSPLAIGVGEGEYFVASDASPFIEYTSNAVYLEDGEMANIRLHKPIKIRKIQDDSLVDPYIQELQMNLEQIEKGGYDHFMLKEIYEQPSVIKDTYRGRLHANEGIVQMAGVEDNLEKFLNAKRILIVACGTSWHAGLVAEYIFEEFTRIPVEVEYASEFRYRNPIINKDDVVIAISQSGETADTMAAIKLAKENGAFVFGVCNVVGSSISRESHAGAYTHAGPEIGVASTKAFTTQITVLTMIALKLGKAKGTLSNTDFHTYLQELEIIPDKVSEALETNDKAKEIAAAFKDSPNCLYLGRGYNFPVALEGALKLKEISYIHAEGYPAAEMKHGPIALIDEFMPVIVIAPKQGHYDKIVSNIQEIKSRSGKIIAVVTKGDTQVRELADYVIEIPETSDALSPLVTTIPLQLLSYYIAVMRGCNVDQPRNLAKSVTVE, encoded by the coding sequence ATGTGTGGAATTGTTGGATATATCGGTCATCGAGAGGCTTATCCTATTGTAATAAAAGGATTAAAGCGTCTTGAGTACAGAGGATATGATAGTGCCGGCGTTATGTTGTATGACGATGAGTCGGGCATTAAAGTTTGCAAAACAAAAGGTAAGGTTTCTGATCTTGAAGCTAAAGCCAATGAAGGTTTTACGACAAACGGAAATATTGGAATTGGACACACGCGTTGGGCAACTCATGGGGTTCCTAATGATGTGAACTCACACCCTCATCTTTCTAATTCTGGAGATTTGGCAATTATCCATAACGGAATTATAGAGAATTATGCGCCTTTAAAAGAGGAGCTTATCAAAAGAGGCTATACTTTTAAATCGGATACAGATACTGAAGTTTTAGTTAATTTAATAGAAGAAGTTCAAAAGAAAGAAAATATTAAGTTAGGTAAAGCTGTTCAGATTGCATTGAATCAAGTTGTTGGGGCGTATGCTATTGCTGTTTTTGATAAAAAAAATCCAAACGAACTTGTAGCAGCTAGATTAGGAAGTCCGTTGGCAATTGGAGTTGGAGAAGGAGAGTATTTTGTTGCTTCTGATGCTTCGCCATTTATTGAATATACTTCTAATGCAGTTTATTTGGAAGATGGCGAAATGGCAAATATCAGACTGCATAAGCCAATTAAAATTAGAAAAATTCAGGATGACTCTTTAGTAGATCCTTATATTCAGGAACTTCAAATGAACTTGGAGCAGATTGAAAAAGGCGGGTATGATCATTTCATGCTTAAAGAAATCTACGAACAGCCAAGTGTAATTAAAGATACGTACAGAGGAAGGCTTCATGCAAATGAAGGCATTGTTCAGATGGCTGGAGTTGAAGACAACCTAGAGAAATTCTTAAATGCAAAAAGAATCCTGATTGTTGCGTGCGGAACATCATGGCACGCAGGTTTAGTGGCAGAATATATCTTCGAGGAATTTACACGTATCCCGGTAGAAGTAGAATATGCTTCTGAGTTTAGGTACAGAAATCCAATTATCAATAAAGATGACGTGGTTATTGCGATTTCACAATCTGGTGAAACTGCAGATACTATGGCGGCTATTAAATTGGCCAAAGAAAACGGAGCGTTTGTATTTGGAGTTTGTAATGTTGTTGGTTCTTCTATTTCTAGAGAAAGTCATGCAGGTGCTTATACACACGCAGGGCCAGAGATCGGGGTGGCTTCTACAAAAGCATTTACTACTCAGATCACTGTTTTAACAATGATTGCTTTGAAATTAGGAAAGGCTAAAGGAACATTATCAAATACAGATTTCCATACGTATCTTCAAGAATTGGAAATTATTCCAGATAAAGTTTCAGAAGCATTAGAAACTAATGATAAGGCAAAAGAAATTGCTGCTGCATTTAAAGATTCGCCAAACTGTCTTTATTTGGGTAGAGGATACAATTTCCCTGTTGCTTTAGAAGGAGCATTGAAATTAAAAGAAATTTCATACATTCATGCAGAAGGTTACCCAGCTGCAGAAATGAAACACGGTCCGATTGCTTTAATTGATGAATTTATGCCAGTTATTGTTATTGCTCCAAAACAAGGGCATTACGATAAAATTGTAAGTAATATTCAGGAAATTAAATCAAGAAGCGGTAAAATTATTGCTGTAGTTACCAAAGGAGATACTCAAGTTCGCGAATTGGCAGATTATGTAATCGAGATTCCAGAAACTTCTGATGCATTATCGCCATTGGTTACAACAATTCCTTTACAATTGCTTTCGTATTACATTGCAGTTATGAGAGGATGTAATGTTGACCAACCTCGTAACTTAGCGAAGTCGGTTACAGTAGAATAG